The Maridesulfovibrio sp. genomic sequence ACTACAAAAGCATGCAACGTATCAAAGCAAGCCCCCGGCAAAATCGCCGGAGGCATAATTCACTGAAACGTGTTGACGATAGAGCCCGTTAATAGCGACCAGCCATCAACCATGATGAACAGTAAAATCTTGAAGGGCAACGAAACCATTGCCGGAGGCAGCATCATCATACCCATGGCCAGCAGAATACTGGCTATAACCATGTCAAGAATCAAAAACGGCACATAGATCAGAAAGCCGATGGTAAAACCGGTCTTAAGTTCACTGATCGTATATGCGGCAATGAGGAGCATAGTATTCACATTCTCTTTGGATTCAGGCCGATTCTCCCCGGTTATGGCATAAAAAATAGAAAGATCTTTCTCGCGGGTGTGCTTGAATAAAAAAGTCCTGATAGGAACCTGCGCCCGGTCGATAGCCTCTGTAAAACCTATTTCTTCGTTAAGATAGGGCTGCAGGGCTGTATCGTTGATAGCTTTGCCGGTAGGCATCATGATGACCACAGTCATGAAAATAGCAAGTGAAGCCAGAATCTGGTTGGGTGGCATTTGCTGCGTACCCATGGCCTGACGCAGGAAATGAAAAACAATGATAATCCGCGTAAAGGAGGTCATGGTCAGCAGAATGGACGGCGCCATGCCCAGGATGGTCAACAGGAAAAGAATTTCCAGCAGCTTGGCTACCTGTTCCGGCTCTTCCTGACCTGCGGCAAGGTTGAGGCTAAGGGTCGGAATCGTCTCCTGTGCAAAGGCCGCTGCCGGAATGACCAGCAGAAGG encodes the following:
- the fliP gene encoding flagellar type III secretion system pore protein FliP (The bacterial flagellar biogenesis protein FliP forms a type III secretion system (T3SS)-type pore required for flagellar assembly.) — its product is MQRLIPTLPDTLIKKIPALLTLSAILLLVIPAAAFAQETIPTLSLNLAAGQEEPEQVAKLLEILFLLTILGMAPSILLTMTSFTRIIIVFHFLRQAMGTQQMPPNQILASLAIFMTVVIMMPTGKAINDTALQPYLNEEIGFTEAIDRAQVPIRTFLFKHTREKDLSIFYAITGENRPESKENVNTMLLIAAYTISELKTGFTIGFLIYVPFLILDMVIASILLAMGMMMLPPAMVSLPFKILLFIMVDGWSLLTGSIVNTFQ